In Plasmodium gaboni strain SY75 chromosome 14, whole genome shotgun sequence, one genomic interval encodes:
- a CDS encoding putative DNA/RNA-binding protein KIN17, translated as MPRAEPGTPKWLANKMKAKGLQKLKWYCQMCEKQCRDENGFKCHRLSEAHQRQMQIFCQDANKFMDDYSAMFEKEFMRLMKTKYCRARILANTVYTNMISDKSHIHMNSTVWVTLTDFVLYLGKTGKCKIEQTERGWYLEYIDREKIEREKAYQERKKIEYSYEELKEKKINEAIQEAKKKGTFIEPEYTALQKKNDEKIIISSIKTNNDTNTSKDLKPNVNIFLDKSLLKQDNQNKKKSIISEKNTNHPSNAKNKRPLSELDLLILENEEKKKQKNNDNSKLRNSPNNVYTSELRSEHKEGKKNKHENEYPNDNLSEESDNNIWIFKNIIVKIIDKTHKYYNHKGVIKYISRNDKYKCEIKLNNSTDMVYAYQKQLETVIPNIGRKVVVLRGKYKGSCAVINKVLSDEGLVVVNIYNKSLDKFISEERMSYDDVSKLNDKI; from the exons atgcCTAGAGCAGAACCAGGAACTCCAAAATGGCTAGCTAATAAAATGAAGGCGAAAGGCCTTCAGAAATTAAAGTGGTATTGTCAAATGTGTGAAAAACAATGTAGAGATGAAAATGGATTTAAATGTCACAGATTATCAGAAGCGCATCAAAGACAAATGCAAATATTTTGTCAGGATGCAAATAAATTTATGGATGATTATTCTGCTATGTTTGAAAAAGAGTTTATGAGATTGAtgaaaacaaaatattGTAGGGCACGCATTTTAGCTAATACAGTATATACTAATATGATAAGTGATAAAAGCCATATACATATGAACTCAACCGTTTGGGTTACATTAACTGATTTTGTTTTATACTTAGGGAAAACAGGAAAATGTAAAATTGAACAAACGGAAAGAGGATGGTATTTAGAATATATTGATAGAGAAAAAATAGAACGAGAAAAAGCTTATcaagaaagaaaaaaaatagaatactcatatgaagaattaaaggaaaagaaaattaatGAAGCAATACAAGAAGCTAAGAAAAAAGGTACTTTCATCGAACCTGAATACACTGCattacaaaaaaagaatgacgagaaaattatcatttcatcaataaaaacaaataatgaTACCAATACTAGTAAAGATTTAAAACCaaatgttaatatatttttagatAAATCCTTATTAAAACAAGATAATcaaaataagaaaaaatcAATTATTTCTGAAAAGAATACAAACCATCCTAGTAATGCAAAAAATAAGAGACCTTTATCAGAATTGgatttattaattttagaaaatgaagaaaaaaaaaaacaaaaaaataatgataacTCGAAATTAAGGAATAGCCCAAATAATGTATACACATCCGAATTACGTAGTGAACATAAGGAAGgcaaaaaaaataaacatgAAAATGAATATCCGAATGATAATTTATCAGAAGAaagtgataataatatttggatttttaaaaatataatagtTAAGATAATTGATAAgacacataaatattataatcataaaGGTGTTATAAAGTATATTTCGCGGAACGATAAATATAAGTGtgaaataaaattgaaTAACAGCACAGATATGGTTTATGCATATCAGAAACAACTAGAAACTGTCATACCTAATATTGGTAGAAAGGTTGTTGTATTAAGaggaaaatataaaggGTCATGTGCAGTAATTAACAAG GTTTTATCAGATGAAGGTTTGGTTGTagttaatatatacaataaatCATTAG ATAAATTTATTAGCGAAGAACGTATGTCTTATGATGATGTGAGtaaattaaatgataaaatttag
- a CDS encoding hypothetical protein (conserved Plasmodium protein, unknown function), which translates to SCKSNICSDNPVQDIQCLCSENQNVNIPKRTSDSLCSINSNIFNISDYIRYNLFSYIHILNNHELDIHQRQCIEEIVNFQDSKLKWIEEKEKGEKKDNEEMQLPIQKDNINELRYSSEEYNHDINESFEKFNIESNDEVFKNTVVDKVDHRFIDKDFDRVVHRVDAPFNDRVDSQFDNTVDSQFDNTVDSQFDNVVDNYHNSNSFISTEKIQNDQILDEEDIIDEKRKYGESYISSMNKDTKCINEENTNINRLTRNHIFLIDSDDIGNASPESKQKKRTFYRTNGRLAKKMKNEKNQNKNIQYKEMNENIEKLEIEIKQEQEEQEEEQEEQQEEEQEEQEEEQEEQEEEQEEEQEEQQEEEQQEEENNGNKAQSIFDIIYNHYVNNINQYSFGTSAYYNFKRRPNIICNEGMNLDLFLVITKQYKILKYLLNKKELEEIFLKESKGNTFIQSKTFKKILMICARKGFNKPPHNIHFIDNKKIYTNLIQWLKNHSPENQKQLILKSSEIINLNL; encoded by the coding sequence AATCATGCAAAAGTAATATTTGTTCAGATAATCCCGTTCAAGACATACAATGCTTATGTTCAGAAAATCAAAATGTCAATATTCCTAAACGTACGTCTGATTCCTTATGTAGTATCAattctaatatatttaatatttcagactatataagatataatctttttagttatatacacattttaaataatcatGAATTAGATATTCACCAAAGGCAATGTATAGAAGAAATAGTAAATTTCCAAGATTCGAAATTGAAATGGATAgaagaaaaggaaaaagGAGAAAAGAAAGATAATGAAGAAATGCAATTACCAATACAAAAGGATAATATTAACGAATTGAGATATAGTTCTGAAGAATATAATcatgatataaatgaaagTTTTGAAAAGTTCAATATAGAATCTAATGATGAAGTGTTTAAAAATACGGTCGTTGATAAGGTTGACCATAGGTTTATTGATAAGGATTTTGATAGGGTTGTTCATAGAGTTGATGCTCCATTTAATGATAGAGTTGATTCTCAATTTGATAATACAGTTGATTCTCAATTTGATAATACAGTTGATTCTCAATTTGATAATGTGGTAGATAATTATCATAACTCTAATTCTTTCATTAGCACAGAAAAAATTCAAAACGATCAAATATTAGATGAAGAAGATATTATTGATGAAAAGAGAAAATATGGGGAATCATATATTAGTAGTATGAATAAAGATACTAAATgtataaatgaagaaaatacCAATATAAATAGATTAACACgtaatcatatatttttaattgaCTCAGATGATATAGGAAATGCATCACCAGAATCTAAACAAAAAAAACGTACGTTTTATAGAACTAATGGTCGATTAGctaaaaaaatgaaaaatgaaaaaaatcagaacaaaaatatacaatataaGGAAATGAACGAAAATATAGAGAAATTGgaaatagaaataaaacAAGAACAAGAAGAACAAGAAGAAGAACAAGAAGAACAACAAGAAGAAGAACAAGAAGAACAAGAAGAAGAACAAGAAGAACAAGAAGAAGAACAAGAAGAAGAACAAGAAGAACAACAAGAAGAAGAACAAcaagaagaagaaaataatgGAAACAAAGCACAAAGTatttttgatattatttataatcattatgttaataatataaatcaatATAGTTTTGGAACTAGCGCCTATTATAATTTCAAACGTAGACctaatattatatgtaatgAAGGTATGAATTTAGATTTATTTTTAGTCATTACTAAGcaatataaaatattgaaatatttacttaataaaaaagaattagAAGAAATATTCTTAAAAGAATCTAAAGGAAATACATTTATTCAATCaaaaacatttaaaaaaattttaatgaTATGTGCTCGAAAAGGTTTTAATAAACCACCAcataatattcattttatagataacaagaaaatatatactaaCTTAATTCAGTGGCTTAAAAATCATTCACCTGAAAATCAAAAACAATTAATCCTAAAAAGTTCAGAAATAATTAATCTCAACCTTTAA
- a CDS encoding putative rab GTPase activator — MKKIYRQTKTDEIFQSQKNKYHHLINKNHIYNNIYLNLDVYEKWRNLTIDKDENKHWNEKSLNMVLNADANLMDKEVKNLLRRGISDSLKHLIWLRSNDVNYFVINFPHFYETTIYNTFGEKVPTNLSNDCPTFCGGILGLQEDIMCVQTKIEELEIENNDNCGHFNINDSTSNILQLLFNHPNDNEKNSDKYLLPEHNFWLEPKTLSTPNFAFSNKKKKKKFLYIENVKNKFLKSKKIDQYLRVASDSVLPYSNNFILKNISNKFSKYKSNKNIDKKGLFGNIHTNINIFNNNNSNMENYDEKKKEENNSTNNQVNKENTIKLSNCSESEKNILIKDDIIIFHNTNEDNVNDNEEEDDDDEEEEEEEEDEDANVNGNNNGENDIDNKMNTYYHNHPQHDIQISNTNNINNIHNSSIYNNNFERDSCIFTNNYDMPDSNKYLHIQYYMNEQYIISKKQAEKMNKAKLYLRSKRKKKMHKPRDNLRTKSCQESNTSIGAHGSDSSLSNYSNEKTLNDDMESFTLNKGSSYNRTKSFFKKAFGTKYTQPKKNERKLSDHISLLLKKTLNVENCENDDILPNKYLGDSLDERYKNAKRNFAQENDETHGEDNDELTDEEEDELGNEQGGNNSQRKKKNKNKNYTEYKELNENEIKGNNKNIIRNMQYGYHKYNMEYNGKMFVEGYEKDDNNIVKLSEYNSKEIEKNDFGSVDYNEKEIHNLKGEEKTYRKSILGMIKHIFYKKKKENDEDSLDKDIMNKKYINTLERTGEQKSNDFTYNMKNNYINDNTNSKSWTKHDIDKKNGYKKYNMHINNKQKIKRENEIDAFGDTLDDCKCDLNEEEKDINGKKYDTNKNTTNDIKMDSNNNNMNNNNNNDNNNDNNDNNTNNNRGHAYSIIINNENNTNIDYYDIVNGTYNKSKTKHNNYDKSNNTYHNNYNSGQILKYKKNNNDEYNVDNYYRTLERLRHYSCNVQRNREYEGEIMQRNASDNIYKKSYLYVENNNDDFRNQKKNKVFEYEQKGKHMDKENNDNEKDNLLDTHDSFISDYENGMDNLKLPSSHELNDDDIKKKGEKKKKKINFQDAYEEKGEENDLSNNKKSDKIYYYDKDEKSGDNNNNNKENIVDFRIKESSGGEDVKNDMNNLNEKETNNNMKKYGLPLNNKENKHLEQELYNKFYENKNPNNAYPNVYNLDDATELTALLNDDGKHEIRKLLWAINNNFGNDVEFAPIIPNLCIVLLIYFKASVVYCIIHCLIKKGIDSVRNKQLPFFIYKRKDFVKYVKYILNAFIQFLPKCYHYLRKLNFDLAAWTARCIQDGFSRMLPFDFVLRIYGIYLFEGQKTLCLYCLALLKFLENDILKCTNIEEVENILYHICMHPYLDINELTQIAYRFKLKSKEKHLKFSTKCPSPYLMNVKLKTFYRPRLNDNSTLINSFHWENIWEKIPSNIRSLDPFLTYATKKDGYNLQILLEKTERNKKKPMILILKTFDCDLIGFFCPFSLNRDYNFVSTSDKSSAFVFTFNSNFNFYKWSGKNNTSVLIKDGIYIGGNDIAIYIDKDIKVGKTNPSDSFLSPPLITGGNDFNIMDIEIWNLK; from the exons atgaaaaaaatatataggCAAACGAAAACAGACGAAATATTTCAATCGCAGAAAAACaaatatcatcatttaataaacaaaaatcacatatataataatatatatttaaatttgGATGTATATGAAAAATGGAGGAATCTTACAATTGAC aaagatgaaaataagCACTGGAATGAGAAATCGCTAAATATGGTACTGAATGCAGATGCTAATTTAATGGACAAGGAAGTAAAGAATTTGCTAAGAAG AGGTATTTCTGATTCCTTAAAACATCTAATATGGTTGCGATCAAACGACGTAAATTATTTTGTCATTAATTTTCCGCATTTTTATGAAACAAccatatataatacattcGGTGAAAAAGTACCTACTAATTTATCTAATGATTGTCCAACATTTTGTGGTGGAATTTTAGGGTTACAAGAGGACATAATGTGTGTTCAAACAAAAATTGAAGAGCTTGAAATTGAGAATAATGATAATTGTGGGCATTTCAATATTAATGATTCTACTAGTAATATATTGCAGTTACTATTTAATCATCCAAATGATAATGAGAAAAATAGTGACAAGTATTTATTACCTGAACATAACTTTTGGTTAGAACCCAAAACATTAAGTACTCCAAATTTCGCCTTTagtaataaaaagaaaaagaagaaatttttatatatagagaatgtaaaaaataaatttttgAAAAGTAAAAAGATTGATCAATATTTAAGAGTTGCGTCTGATTCTGTTTTGCCTTATTCcaataattttatattaaaaaatatatccaataaattttctaaatataaatctaataaaaatattgataagAAAGGATTGTTTGGTAATATACATActaatataaacatttttaataataacaatagTAATATGGAGaattatgatgaaaaaaaaaaagaagaaaacAACTCAACGAATAATCAAgtaaataaagaaaatacaataaaatTGTCTAATTGTAGTGAAagtgaaaaaaatattcttatcaaagatgatattattatatttcacaacacaaatgaagataatgtgaatgataatgaagaagaagatgatgatgatgagGAGGAGGAGGAGGAAGAGGAGGATGAAGATGCAAATGTTAatggaaataataatggtgaaaatgatatagataataaaatgaacACTTATTATCATAATCATCCTCAACATGATATACAAATATCAAAcacaaataatataaataatattcataatagtagtatatataataataactTTGAAAGAGATAGTTGtatttttacaaataattatgatatgCCAGATtctaataaatatttacacatccaatattatatgaatgagcaatatattataagtaAGAAACAAGCTGAGAAAATGAATAAGgcaaaattatatttaagatccaaaagaaaaaaaaaaatgcaCAAACCTAGAGATAATTTAAGAACAAAAAGTTGTCAAGAATCGAATACTAGTATAGGAGCACATGGTTCTGATAGCTCCTTATCAAATTATTCTAATGAAAAAACattaaatgatgatatGGAATCATTTACATTAAATAAAGGTTCTAGCTATAATCGTACGAAAAGTTTTTTCAAAAAAGCTTTTGGTACTAAATATACACAGCCTAAAAAGAATGAACGTAAATTATCAGAtcatatttctttattacTTAAAAAGACATTAAATGTTGAAAATTGtgaaaatgatgatatattaccaaataaatatttggGCGATTCATTAGATGAAAGGTATAAGAACGCTAAAAGAAATTTTGCTCAAGAAAATGACGAAACGCATGGAGAAGATAACGATGAATTAACGgatgaagaagaagatGAATTAGGAAATGAGCAAGGAGGAAATAATAGtcaaagaaaaaaaaagaataaaaataaaaattatactgaatataaagaattaaatgaaaatgaaataaaaggaaataataagaatataatacGAAATATGCAATATGGctatcataaatataatatggAATATAATGGAAAAATGTTCGTTGAGGGTTATGAGaaagatgataataatattgtaaaGCTTAGTGAATATAATTCAAAAGAGATAGAAAAGAATGATTTTGGTTCTGTTGATTATAATGAGAAAGAAATACATAATTTAAAAGGTGAAGAAAAAACATATAGGAAATCTATTTTGGGTATgataaaacatatattttataaaaagaaaaaagaaaatgatgaagatTCTTTAGATAAAGatataatgaataaaaaatatataaatacgTTAGAAAGAACAGGAGAACAGAAATCAAATgattttacatataatatgaaaaataattatataaacgATAACACGAATAGTAAATCATGGACAAAACACGATATAGATAAAAAGAATggttataaaaaatataatatgcatataaataataaacaaaagATAAAAAGAGAAAATGAAATCGATGCATTTGGTGACACATTAGATGATTGTAAATGTGATTTAAATGAGGAAGAAAAGGATATTaatggaaaaaaatatgatacaaacaaaaataccacaaatgatataaaaatggatagcaataataataatatgaataataataataataatgataataataatgataataatgataataatactaataataataggGGTCATGCTTATAgcattattattaataatgaaaataatactaatatagattattatgatatagTTAATGGTACATATAATAAGAGCAAAACGAAACAcaataattatgataaaagtaataacacgtatcataataattataatagtggtcaaattttaaaatataaaaaaaataataatgatgaataCAATGttgataattattatcGTACTTTAGAACGTTTAAGACATTATTCTTGTAATGTACAAAGAAATAGGGAATATGAAGGTGAAATAATGCAAAGAAATGCAAGTgacaatatatataagaaaagttatttatatgttgAAAACAATAATGATGATTTTAGGAAccaaaagaaaaataaagtaTTCGAATATGAACAGAAGGGAAAACATATGGATAAAGAgaataatgataatgagAAAGATAATTTATTAGATACTCATGATTCTTTTATTAGTGATTATGAAAATGGTATGGACAATCTTAAGCTACCTTCAAGTCATGAAttaaatgatgatgatataaagaaaaaaggagaaaagaaaaaaaagaaaattaatTTTCAAGATGCTTATGAAGAAAAAGGAGAAGAAAATGATTTgtcaaataataaaaaatcagataagatttattattatgataaagACGAGAAAAGTGgagataataataataataataaggaaAATATTGTTGATTTTAGAATAAAAGAATCTTCTGGTGGAGAAGATGTAAAGaatgatatgaataatttaaatgaaaaagaaacaaataataatatgaaaaaatatggtttacctttaaataataaagaaaataaacATTTAGAACAAGAATTGTATAACaaattttatgaaaataaaaatccAAATAATGCATATCcaaatgtatataatttagATGATGCTACCGAATTAACAGcattattaaatgatgatGGGAAACATGAAATAAGGAAATTATTGTGGGctattaataataattttggAAATGATGTAGAATTTGCTCCAATAATACCTAATTTATGTATAGTGctgttaatatattttaaagcATCTGTTGTTTATTGTATTATACATTGTTTAATAAAGAAAGGTATCGATAGTGTGCGAAATAAACAGCTacctttttttatatataaaagaaagGATTTTGTAAAATATGTCAAGTACATATTAAATGCTTTTATTCAATTTTTGCCTAAATgttatcattatttaagaaaattaaattttGATTTAGCTGCATGGACAGCAAGATGTATACAAGATGGATTTTCAAGAATGTTACCTTTTGATTTTGTTTTAAGAATATAtggaatatatttatttgaagGTCAAAAAACATTGTGTTTATATTGTTTAGCTTTATTAAAATTTCtagaaaatgatatattaaaatgtaCTAATATTGAAGAAgtagaaaatattttatatcatatatgTATGCATCCATATTTAGATATAAATGAACTAACACAAATAGCTTATAgatttaaattaaaaagtaAAGAAAAACATTTGAAATTCTCAACAAAATGTCCATCTCCTTATTTAATGAATGTTAAATTGAAAACATTTTATAGACCAAgattaaatgataattcAACTCTAATTAATTCATTTCACTGGGAAAATATATGGGAAAAAATTCCGAGTAATATTAGATCACTTGATCCCTTCTTAACTTATGCTACAAAAAAAGATGGATACaatttacaaatattattagaaaaaacagaaagaaataaaaaaaaacctATGATACTTATATTGAAAACATTTGATTGTGATTTAATAGGTTTCTTTTGTccattttctttaaatagAGATTATAACTTTGTTAGTACATCAGATAAAAGTTCAGCTTTTGTTTTTACATTTAATTCAAATTTTAACTTTTATAAATGGTCAGGCAAAAATAACACTTCAGTATTAATTAAAGACGGTATCTATATAGGGGGTAATGATATTGCTATCTATATCGATAAAGATATTAAAGTTGGAAAAACAAATCCATCTGACTCTTTCTTATCACCTCCTCTAATAACAGGTGGTAATGATTTTAATATAATGGATATTGAAATATGGAATTTGAAATAG